A genomic region of Ictidomys tridecemlineatus isolate mIctTri1 chromosome 10, mIctTri1.hap1, whole genome shotgun sequence contains the following coding sequences:
- the Fbxl19 gene encoding F-box/LRR-repeat protein 19 isoform X1, whose protein sequence is MAAGRQQMDCDSRQPSALLTPPMSSSSRGPGAGARRRRTRCRRCRACVRTECGDCHFCRDMKKFGGPGRMKQSCLLRQCTAPVLPHTAVCLLCGEAGKEDTVEGEEEKFGLSLMECTICNEIVHPGCLKMGKAEGVINAEIPNCWECPRCTQEGRTSKDSGEGPGRRRADNGEEGASLGSGWKLTEEPPLPPPPPRRKGPLPAGPPPEDMPGPPKRKEREAGNEPPTPRKKVKGGRERHLKKVGGDACLLRGSDPGGPGLLPPRVLNPSQAFSSCHPGLPPENWEKPKPPLASAEGPAVPSPSPQREKLERFKRMCQLLERVPDTSSSSSDSDSDSDSSGTSLSEDEAPGEARNGRRPARGSSGEKENRGGRRAVRPGSGGPLLSWPLGPAPPPRPPQLERHVVRPPPRSPEPDTLPLAAGSDHPLPRAAWLRVFQHLGPRELCICMRVCRTWSRWCYDKRLWPRMDLSRRKSLTPPMLSGVVRRQPRALDLSWTGVSKKQLMWLLNRLQGLQELVLSGCSWLSVSALGSAPLPALRLLDLRWIEDVKDSQLRELLLPPPDTKPGQTESRGRLQGVAELRLAGLELTDASLRLLLRHAPQLSALDLSHCAHVGDPSVHLLTAPTSPLRETLVHLNLAGCHRLTDHCLPLFRRCPRLRRLDLRSCRQLSPEACARLAAAGPPGPFRCPEEKLLLKDS, encoded by the exons ATGGCAGCGGGAAGGCAGCAGATGGACTGCGACTCCCGTCAG CCCTCGGCGTTGCTGACGCCCCCAATGTCGTCGAGCAGCCGGGGGCCGGGGGCCGGAGCGCGCCGACGCCGAACCCGCTGCCGTCGCTGCCGGGCCTGTGTGCGAACTGAGTGCGGGGACTGCCACTTCTGTCGAGACATGAAGAAGTTCGGGGGGCCCGGGCGCATGAAGCAGTCGTGCCTGCTCCGGCAGTGCACTGCC CCCGTGCTCCCACACACAGCTGTGTGCCTCTTGTGTggggaggctgggaaggaggacacagtggagggagaggaagagaaatttgGTTTGAGCCTCATGGAGTGTACAATCTGCAACGAGATCGTCCACCCTGGCTGCCTGAAG ATGGGGAAGGCTGAGGGTGTCATCAATGCGGAGATCCCCAACTGCTGGGAGTGCCCTCGCTGTACACAGGAAGGCCGCACCAGCAAG GATTCAGGTGAGGGGCCAGGCCGCCGCAGGGCTGACAACGGTGAGGAGGGCGCCAGCCTAGGGAGTGGATGGAAGCTGACGGAGGAGCCGCCACTTCCACCGCCCCCGCCCAGGAGGAAGGGCCCTCTACCTGCTGGGCCGCCCCCGGAGGACATGCCTGGGCCCCCCAAACGCaaggagagggaggcagggaatGAGCCCCCTACCCCAAGGAAAAAG GTGAAAGGAGGTCGAGAGAGGCACCTGAAGAAGGTGGGTGGAGACGCCTGCCTCCTCCGAGGATCGGACCCAGGCGGCCCTGGCCTTCTGCCCCCCAGGGTTCTGAATCCAAGCCAGGCATTCTCGTCCTGCCACCCTGGGCTCCCTCCCGAGAACTGGGAG AAACCAAAGCCGCCTTTGGCCTCTGCTGAGGGCCCGGCCGTGCCATCCCCATCCCCACAGAGGGAGAAGCTGGAACGTTTCAAGCGGATGTGCCAGCTGCTGGAGCGGGTGCCTGATACCTCTTCTTCTTCCTCGGACTCGGATTCCGATTCCGACTCATCAGGCACTTCGCTGAGTGAGGATGAGGCCCCTGGCGAGGCCCGGAATGGGCGACGGCCAGCCCGGGGCAGCTCTGGCGAGAAGGAGAACCGTGGGGGGCGGAGGGCTGTGCGCCCTGGCAGTGGGGGGCCCTTGCTCAGCTGGCCCCTGggccccgcccccccaccccggCCTCCACAGCTGGAGCGGCATGTGGTCCGGCCCCCACCTCGAAGCCCTGAGCCTGACACACTGCCTTTGGCTGCTGGATCCGACCACCCCCTGCCCCGGGCTGCCTGGCTTCGTGTCTTCCAGCACCTTGGGCCACGAGAGCTGTGCATCTGCATGCGAGTCTGCCGGACTTGGAGCCGCTG GTGCTACGACAAACGTCTGTGGCCTAGAATGGACTTGAGCAGGAGGAAGTCACTGACCCCGCCCATGCTCAGTGGGGTGGTTCGTCGCCAGCCCCGTGCCCTGGACCTCAGCTGGACAGGTGTCTCCAAGAAACAGCTCATGTGGCTTCTGAACCGACTGCAAG GCCTGCAGGAGTTGGTGCTCTCTGGCTGCTCCTGGCTCTCTGTCTCTGCCCTGGGCTCAGCCCCACTGCCAGCCCTGCGGCTCTTGGACCTCCGCTGGATTGAGGATGTAAAAGACTCCCAGCTCCGCGAGCTGCTGCTGCCTCCACCAGACACTAAACCAG GGCAAACAGAGAGCCGTGGGCGACTACAGGGCGTAGCCGAACTGCGCTTGGCAGGTCTGGAGCTGACAGATGCCTCACTGCGGCTCCTGCTGCGCCATGCGCCCCAGCTGAGCGCCCTGGACCTGAGCCACTGCGCCCACGTTGGGGACCCCAGTGTCCACCTCCTCACAGCTCCCACTTCCCCACTCCGAGAGACCCTGGTACACCTCAATCTTGCTG GTTGCCACCGCCTCACGGACCACTGCCTCCCGCTGTTCCGCCGCTGCCCACGTCTCCGCCGACTAGACCTGCGCTCTTGCCGCCAGCTCTCACCTGAAGCTTGTGCCCGTCTGGCAGCTGCCGGCCCTCCTGGTCCCTTCCGCTGCCCAGAGGAGAAGCTACTTCTCAAGGACAGCTAG
- the Fbxl19 gene encoding F-box/LRR-repeat protein 19 isoform X3 — MAAGRQQMDCDSRQPSALLTPPMSSSSRGPGAGARRRRTRCRRCRACVRTECGDCHFCRDMKKFGGPGRMKQSCLLRQCTAPVLPHTAVCLLCGEAGKEDTVEGEEEKFGLSLMECTICNEIVHPGCLKMGKAEGVINAEIPNCWECPRCTQEGRTSKDSGEGPGRRRADNGEEGASLGSGWKLTEEPPLPPPPPRRKGPLPAGPPPEDMPGPPKRKEREAGNEPPTPRKKVKGGRERHLKKKPKPPLASAEGPAVPSPSPQREKLERFKRMCQLLERVPDTSSSSSDSDSDSDSSGTSLSEDEAPGEARNGRRPARGSSGEKENRGGRRAVRPGSGGPLLSWPLGPAPPPRPPQLERHVVRPPPRSPEPDTLPLAAGSDHPLPRAAWLRVFQHLGPRELCICMRVCRTWSRWCYDKRLWPRMDLSRRKSLTPPMLSGVVRRQPRALDLSWTGVSKKQLMWLLNRLQGLQELVLSGCSWLSVSALGSAPLPALRLLDLRWIEDVKDSQLRELLLPPPDTKPGQTESRGRLQGVAELRLAGLELTDASLRLLLRHAPQLSALDLSHCAHVGDPSVHLLTAPTSPLRETLVHLNLAGCHRLTDHCLPLFRRCPRLRRLDLRSCRQLSPEACARLAAAGPPGPFRCPEEKLLLKDS, encoded by the exons ATGGCAGCGGGAAGGCAGCAGATGGACTGCGACTCCCGTCAG CCCTCGGCGTTGCTGACGCCCCCAATGTCGTCGAGCAGCCGGGGGCCGGGGGCCGGAGCGCGCCGACGCCGAACCCGCTGCCGTCGCTGCCGGGCCTGTGTGCGAACTGAGTGCGGGGACTGCCACTTCTGTCGAGACATGAAGAAGTTCGGGGGGCCCGGGCGCATGAAGCAGTCGTGCCTGCTCCGGCAGTGCACTGCC CCCGTGCTCCCACACACAGCTGTGTGCCTCTTGTGTggggaggctgggaaggaggacacagtggagggagaggaagagaaatttgGTTTGAGCCTCATGGAGTGTACAATCTGCAACGAGATCGTCCACCCTGGCTGCCTGAAG ATGGGGAAGGCTGAGGGTGTCATCAATGCGGAGATCCCCAACTGCTGGGAGTGCCCTCGCTGTACACAGGAAGGCCGCACCAGCAAG GATTCAGGTGAGGGGCCAGGCCGCCGCAGGGCTGACAACGGTGAGGAGGGCGCCAGCCTAGGGAGTGGATGGAAGCTGACGGAGGAGCCGCCACTTCCACCGCCCCCGCCCAGGAGGAAGGGCCCTCTACCTGCTGGGCCGCCCCCGGAGGACATGCCTGGGCCCCCCAAACGCaaggagagggaggcagggaatGAGCCCCCTACCCCAAGGAAAAAG GTGAAAGGAGGTCGAGAGAGGCACCTGAAGAAG AAACCAAAGCCGCCTTTGGCCTCTGCTGAGGGCCCGGCCGTGCCATCCCCATCCCCACAGAGGGAGAAGCTGGAACGTTTCAAGCGGATGTGCCAGCTGCTGGAGCGGGTGCCTGATACCTCTTCTTCTTCCTCGGACTCGGATTCCGATTCCGACTCATCAGGCACTTCGCTGAGTGAGGATGAGGCCCCTGGCGAGGCCCGGAATGGGCGACGGCCAGCCCGGGGCAGCTCTGGCGAGAAGGAGAACCGTGGGGGGCGGAGGGCTGTGCGCCCTGGCAGTGGGGGGCCCTTGCTCAGCTGGCCCCTGggccccgcccccccaccccggCCTCCACAGCTGGAGCGGCATGTGGTCCGGCCCCCACCTCGAAGCCCTGAGCCTGACACACTGCCTTTGGCTGCTGGATCCGACCACCCCCTGCCCCGGGCTGCCTGGCTTCGTGTCTTCCAGCACCTTGGGCCACGAGAGCTGTGCATCTGCATGCGAGTCTGCCGGACTTGGAGCCGCTG GTGCTACGACAAACGTCTGTGGCCTAGAATGGACTTGAGCAGGAGGAAGTCACTGACCCCGCCCATGCTCAGTGGGGTGGTTCGTCGCCAGCCCCGTGCCCTGGACCTCAGCTGGACAGGTGTCTCCAAGAAACAGCTCATGTGGCTTCTGAACCGACTGCAAG GCCTGCAGGAGTTGGTGCTCTCTGGCTGCTCCTGGCTCTCTGTCTCTGCCCTGGGCTCAGCCCCACTGCCAGCCCTGCGGCTCTTGGACCTCCGCTGGATTGAGGATGTAAAAGACTCCCAGCTCCGCGAGCTGCTGCTGCCTCCACCAGACACTAAACCAG GGCAAACAGAGAGCCGTGGGCGACTACAGGGCGTAGCCGAACTGCGCTTGGCAGGTCTGGAGCTGACAGATGCCTCACTGCGGCTCCTGCTGCGCCATGCGCCCCAGCTGAGCGCCCTGGACCTGAGCCACTGCGCCCACGTTGGGGACCCCAGTGTCCACCTCCTCACAGCTCCCACTTCCCCACTCCGAGAGACCCTGGTACACCTCAATCTTGCTG GTTGCCACCGCCTCACGGACCACTGCCTCCCGCTGTTCCGCCGCTGCCCACGTCTCCGCCGACTAGACCTGCGCTCTTGCCGCCAGCTCTCACCTGAAGCTTGTGCCCGTCTGGCAGCTGCCGGCCCTCCTGGTCCCTTCCGCTGCCCAGAGGAGAAGCTACTTCTCAAGGACAGCTAG
- the Fbxl19 gene encoding F-box/LRR-repeat protein 19 isoform X2, whose protein sequence is MSSSSRGPGAGARRRRTRCRRCRACVRTECGDCHFCRDMKKFGGPGRMKQSCLLRQCTAPVLPHTAVCLLCGEAGKEDTVEGEEEKFGLSLMECTICNEIVHPGCLKMGKAEGVINAEIPNCWECPRCTQEGRTSKDSGEGPGRRRADNGEEGASLGSGWKLTEEPPLPPPPPRRKGPLPAGPPPEDMPGPPKRKEREAGNEPPTPRKKVKGGRERHLKKVGGDACLLRGSDPGGPGLLPPRVLNPSQAFSSCHPGLPPENWEKPKPPLASAEGPAVPSPSPQREKLERFKRMCQLLERVPDTSSSSSDSDSDSDSSGTSLSEDEAPGEARNGRRPARGSSGEKENRGGRRAVRPGSGGPLLSWPLGPAPPPRPPQLERHVVRPPPRSPEPDTLPLAAGSDHPLPRAAWLRVFQHLGPRELCICMRVCRTWSRWCYDKRLWPRMDLSRRKSLTPPMLSGVVRRQPRALDLSWTGVSKKQLMWLLNRLQGLQELVLSGCSWLSVSALGSAPLPALRLLDLRWIEDVKDSQLRELLLPPPDTKPGQTESRGRLQGVAELRLAGLELTDASLRLLLRHAPQLSALDLSHCAHVGDPSVHLLTAPTSPLRETLVHLNLAGCHRLTDHCLPLFRRCPRLRRLDLRSCRQLSPEACARLAAAGPPGPFRCPEEKLLLKDS, encoded by the exons ATGTCGTCGAGCAGCCGGGGGCCGGGGGCCGGAGCGCGCCGACGCCGAACCCGCTGCCGTCGCTGCCGGGCCTGTGTGCGAACTGAGTGCGGGGACTGCCACTTCTGTCGAGACATGAAGAAGTTCGGGGGGCCCGGGCGCATGAAGCAGTCGTGCCTGCTCCGGCAGTGCACTGCC CCCGTGCTCCCACACACAGCTGTGTGCCTCTTGTGTggggaggctgggaaggaggacacagtggagggagaggaagagaaatttgGTTTGAGCCTCATGGAGTGTACAATCTGCAACGAGATCGTCCACCCTGGCTGCCTGAAG ATGGGGAAGGCTGAGGGTGTCATCAATGCGGAGATCCCCAACTGCTGGGAGTGCCCTCGCTGTACACAGGAAGGCCGCACCAGCAAG GATTCAGGTGAGGGGCCAGGCCGCCGCAGGGCTGACAACGGTGAGGAGGGCGCCAGCCTAGGGAGTGGATGGAAGCTGACGGAGGAGCCGCCACTTCCACCGCCCCCGCCCAGGAGGAAGGGCCCTCTACCTGCTGGGCCGCCCCCGGAGGACATGCCTGGGCCCCCCAAACGCaaggagagggaggcagggaatGAGCCCCCTACCCCAAGGAAAAAG GTGAAAGGAGGTCGAGAGAGGCACCTGAAGAAGGTGGGTGGAGACGCCTGCCTCCTCCGAGGATCGGACCCAGGCGGCCCTGGCCTTCTGCCCCCCAGGGTTCTGAATCCAAGCCAGGCATTCTCGTCCTGCCACCCTGGGCTCCCTCCCGAGAACTGGGAG AAACCAAAGCCGCCTTTGGCCTCTGCTGAGGGCCCGGCCGTGCCATCCCCATCCCCACAGAGGGAGAAGCTGGAACGTTTCAAGCGGATGTGCCAGCTGCTGGAGCGGGTGCCTGATACCTCTTCTTCTTCCTCGGACTCGGATTCCGATTCCGACTCATCAGGCACTTCGCTGAGTGAGGATGAGGCCCCTGGCGAGGCCCGGAATGGGCGACGGCCAGCCCGGGGCAGCTCTGGCGAGAAGGAGAACCGTGGGGGGCGGAGGGCTGTGCGCCCTGGCAGTGGGGGGCCCTTGCTCAGCTGGCCCCTGggccccgcccccccaccccggCCTCCACAGCTGGAGCGGCATGTGGTCCGGCCCCCACCTCGAAGCCCTGAGCCTGACACACTGCCTTTGGCTGCTGGATCCGACCACCCCCTGCCCCGGGCTGCCTGGCTTCGTGTCTTCCAGCACCTTGGGCCACGAGAGCTGTGCATCTGCATGCGAGTCTGCCGGACTTGGAGCCGCTG GTGCTACGACAAACGTCTGTGGCCTAGAATGGACTTGAGCAGGAGGAAGTCACTGACCCCGCCCATGCTCAGTGGGGTGGTTCGTCGCCAGCCCCGTGCCCTGGACCTCAGCTGGACAGGTGTCTCCAAGAAACAGCTCATGTGGCTTCTGAACCGACTGCAAG GCCTGCAGGAGTTGGTGCTCTCTGGCTGCTCCTGGCTCTCTGTCTCTGCCCTGGGCTCAGCCCCACTGCCAGCCCTGCGGCTCTTGGACCTCCGCTGGATTGAGGATGTAAAAGACTCCCAGCTCCGCGAGCTGCTGCTGCCTCCACCAGACACTAAACCAG GGCAAACAGAGAGCCGTGGGCGACTACAGGGCGTAGCCGAACTGCGCTTGGCAGGTCTGGAGCTGACAGATGCCTCACTGCGGCTCCTGCTGCGCCATGCGCCCCAGCTGAGCGCCCTGGACCTGAGCCACTGCGCCCACGTTGGGGACCCCAGTGTCCACCTCCTCACAGCTCCCACTTCCCCACTCCGAGAGACCCTGGTACACCTCAATCTTGCTG GTTGCCACCGCCTCACGGACCACTGCCTCCCGCTGTTCCGCCGCTGCCCACGTCTCCGCCGACTAGACCTGCGCTCTTGCCGCCAGCTCTCACCTGAAGCTTGTGCCCGTCTGGCAGCTGCCGGCCCTCCTGGTCCCTTCCGCTGCCCAGAGGAGAAGCTACTTCTCAAGGACAGCTAG